In the Desulforhopalus sp. genome, one interval contains:
- a CDS encoding transposase has product MARIARAVVPGYPHHITQRGNRRQQTFFCDDDYLTYIELMTQWCSVYHVEIWAWCLMPNHIHLIAVPQNEDGLARAIGEAHRRYTRLINFREKWRGHLWQERFASYPMDESYLLATARYIEMNPVAAKLVQNPEDYRWSSAHAHLAGENDGLVKVMPLLELVPDWRNFLKLTPPNEVDVIHRHERTGRPLGRDDFVVQMEVALKRNLRPQKPGPKKNNKIS; this is encoded by the coding sequence ATGGCAAGAATAGCGCGTGCAGTAGTTCCTGGCTATCCACATCATATCACCCAACGTGGTAACCGTCGTCAGCAGACATTCTTCTGCGACGACGACTACCTGACGTATATCGAACTGATGACACAATGGTGCAGTGTGTATCATGTCGAGATCTGGGCCTGGTGCCTGATGCCGAACCATATTCACCTAATCGCCGTACCGCAAAATGAGGATGGCCTGGCCCGTGCTATCGGGGAAGCTCATCGCCGTTACACCCGGCTGATCAATTTTCGTGAGAAATGGCGGGGTCATCTGTGGCAGGAACGATTTGCCTCTTATCCCATGGATGAGTCGTATTTATTGGCGACAGCCCGATATATTGAAATGAACCCTGTTGCTGCAAAGCTTGTGCAAAACCCTGAGGATTACCGATGGAGCAGTGCTCACGCACATCTCGCTGGAGAGAATGATGGTTTGGTCAAGGTCATGCCTCTGCTCGAGTTGGTTCCCGATTGGCGCAATTTTTTAAAGCTTACACCGCCAAATGAAGTCGATGTGATTCACCGTCATGAGCGCACAGGCCGACCTTTGGGGAGGGATGATTTTGTTGTACAAATGGAAGTTGCCCTTAAGAGAAATTTAAGACCTCAAAAACCCGGGCCCAAAAAGAACAACAAGATTTCGTGA
- a CDS encoding beta-ketoacyl-ACP synthase III, with protein sequence MDIYINDLATFLPNAPVDNDHIEDVLGRVGDLPSRTKRRILANNKINTRHYALDPATGEATHTNAQLTAEAVRRLRPTDDFSPAAIQCLCCGTSSPDLLMPGHGVMVAGELQLPPCDVVTTAGICVAGMTALKYACMNVATGTVTNAVATGSELASSFMRAGFFTAAADPESDLKKKPVLGFDADFLRWMLSDGAGAAYVSGQKNRRGMCYKVEWIENRSYAGELATCMYAGGKKQDDGRVQAWRQMPSSLTAAENNYFAVRQDVKLLDEYIVSTAMARALPDIAAKQGITPADIDWYLPHYSSDYFRDRFYQGMKGSGFEIPYEKWFTNLAEVGNVGSASIYLLMEALLKSGRLRDGEKVLCFIPESGRFSHCFMLLTAVAGVE encoded by the coding sequence ATGGATATCTATATCAACGACCTCGCCACCTTTCTCCCCAATGCACCGGTGGACAACGATCACATTGAGGACGTCCTGGGGCGGGTGGGTGATCTGCCGTCGCGGACCAAACGGCGGATTCTTGCCAACAACAAGATCAACACCCGGCATTATGCCCTTGATCCGGCAACCGGCGAGGCGACCCACACCAACGCCCAATTGACCGCCGAGGCGGTGCGGCGCCTGCGGCCGACCGACGATTTTTCGCCGGCGGCCATTCAATGCCTGTGTTGCGGTACCTCAAGCCCCGACCTCCTTATGCCTGGGCACGGGGTCATGGTGGCAGGCGAACTGCAGTTGCCGCCCTGCGATGTAGTTACCACGGCGGGAATCTGTGTGGCGGGGATGACAGCCCTGAAATATGCCTGTATGAATGTCGCGACCGGCACGGTCACCAACGCGGTCGCGACCGGCTCGGAACTGGCCTCATCCTTTATGCGGGCCGGCTTTTTTACTGCCGCGGCCGACCCGGAGAGCGATCTGAAAAAAAAGCCGGTACTGGGCTTTGATGCCGATTTCCTCCGCTGGATGCTCTCCGATGGCGCCGGTGCCGCTTATGTCTCGGGGCAGAAAAACCGCAGGGGTATGTGCTACAAGGTGGAGTGGATCGAAAACCGCTCCTATGCCGGCGAGCTGGCAACCTGCATGTACGCCGGTGGCAAGAAGCAGGATGACGGCCGGGTGCAGGCCTGGCGGCAGATGCCCAGCAGCCTCACAGCGGCGGAAAACAACTATTTTGCCGTCCGCCAGGACGTCAAGCTCCTCGACGAATATATCGTCTCTACCGCCATGGCCCGGGCCCTGCCGGATATCGCCGCCAAACAGGGCATTACCCCGGCAGATATCGATTGGTACCTGCCCCATTATTCCTCCGATTATTTCCGCGATCGATTTTATCAGGGAATGAAGGGCTCCGGCTTCGAAATCCCCTATGAGAAGTGGTTTACCAATCTAGCCGAGGTCGGCAATGTCGGTAGTGCCTCGATTTATCTGTTGATGGAGGCTCTGCTCAAGTCGGGAAGGCTGCGCGATGGTGAGAAGGTGCTGTGCTTTATCCCGGAGTCCGGGCGCTTTTCCCACTGCTTTATGCTGCTGACGGCGGTTGCCGGGGTGGAGTAG
- a CDS encoding ABC transporter transmembrane domain-containing protein, with product MTNETATAAPAAEAPSGLLACCRHLAVSSGQAVFAAQLDTLREGFGPQGRQETLEGVVRVGRAAGLQTVIQRLQPDQLATLAGQLPAVGELRDGRYLVFAGIAAGKDPGAEVLTVLIPRPDGQMQAEQVTRQALQPLWTGGLLRFDKINTALVCFTLIAREHKIELTRERLLHEYNLVADEIPKDTLLRMAKEMGLKAKLLKLSWNSLVNLQKAYPAIAVLQNGRHMVIAGVTARGEQDKPGEIVVACFDPLAGSGGAHVRLTRQEFEAIWAGRVYVLKRPYKLTDEGQPFSLRWFIPEILKQKITFIDIALAVLFINAISLVTPIFFQIVIDKVLVNQAYTTLHVLGIGMAGALAVNAGLDFLRDYLLLHATNKIDLRVTGRTFKHLLNLPLDFFEHVAAGVLTQHMQQTAKIRNFLTGNVFLTMLEATSLFVFLPFLFFYSFQLTGIVLVFTVTIALVIGVLIVPFKRRLNALYEAEGSRQAMLVETINGMATVKAMAIEPLLRKQWENKVAKAVSMQFLVGKISITAKSITQFLERMMTVILVWMGASQVFDGTLTVGALIAFQMLAGRVTSPLVRLVGLINQYQEAALSVEKLGLVMNARQEWGADRHGVRPSLAGDIVFDRVSFRYAPDLPNALKEISLVIPAGKTLGIVGPSGSGKTTLTRMLQKVYFPTTGTIRINNCYLNELDTAHLRQNMGVVLQENFLFHATVAENIRAGQASATRQQIIHAALMAGADEFIVQLPQGYDTMLEEGAKNLSGGQRQRLAIARALLTQPEILIFDEATSALDPESERIVRENLVQIAKNRTVIIVSHRLSMLKDADSILVLAGGERVGHGSHGQLLENCQLYRHLWQQQMELK from the coding sequence ATGACGAACGAAACCGCAACCGCCGCACCGGCAGCTGAAGCGCCCTCGGGCCTCTTGGCCTGTTGCCGCCATCTGGCGGTGAGTTCCGGGCAGGCTGTTTTTGCCGCGCAGCTCGATACTCTCCGGGAGGGCTTCGGCCCGCAGGGACGGCAGGAGACTCTCGAAGGAGTGGTCCGGGTTGGGCGGGCTGCCGGTTTGCAGACGGTTATCCAGCGGCTGCAGCCTGACCAGTTGGCCACCCTCGCCGGGCAACTGCCGGCGGTTGGCGAGTTGCGTGACGGCCGTTATCTGGTCTTTGCCGGAATTGCCGCTGGCAAAGACCCGGGGGCGGAGGTACTCACCGTGCTTATTCCCCGCCCGGATGGACAAATGCAGGCCGAGCAGGTAACGCGGCAGGCCCTCCAGCCGCTTTGGACCGGTGGCCTGTTGCGTTTTGACAAGATCAATACCGCCCTGGTCTGTTTTACCCTCATTGCCCGCGAGCATAAGATCGAGTTGACAAGGGAGCGTCTGCTCCACGAATATAACCTTGTCGCCGACGAAATCCCCAAGGATACCCTATTGCGGATGGCCAAGGAAATGGGCCTGAAGGCCAAGCTCCTCAAACTATCATGGAACAGCCTGGTTAATCTGCAGAAGGCCTATCCGGCAATCGCCGTCCTGCAGAATGGCCGGCATATGGTCATCGCCGGCGTGACGGCGCGGGGCGAGCAGGATAAGCCGGGTGAAATTGTCGTTGCCTGCTTCGACCCCCTGGCCGGCAGCGGTGGTGCCCATGTCCGTTTAACCCGCCAGGAGTTTGAGGCGATCTGGGCCGGCAGGGTTTATGTCCTGAAACGGCCGTACAAGCTCACCGACGAAGGACAGCCGTTTAGCCTGCGCTGGTTTATCCCGGAGATTCTCAAACAAAAAATCACCTTTATCGATATTGCCCTGGCGGTGCTTTTTATCAACGCCATCTCCCTGGTGACGCCGATTTTTTTCCAGATCGTCATTGATAAGGTTCTGGTCAACCAGGCTTATACGACCTTGCACGTCCTCGGCATCGGCATGGCCGGGGCGTTGGCGGTCAATGCCGGACTCGATTTTCTCCGCGACTACCTGCTGCTTCATGCCACCAATAAGATCGATCTGCGGGTAACCGGACGCACCTTTAAACATCTCCTCAACCTGCCCCTCGATTTCTTTGAGCACGTCGCCGCCGGTGTCTTGACCCAGCATATGCAGCAGACCGCCAAGATTCGCAATTTCCTCACCGGCAACGTCTTTCTCACCATGCTTGAGGCCACTTCGCTGTTTGTCTTCCTGCCCTTTCTGTTCTTCTACAGCTTCCAGCTCACCGGCATTGTCCTTGTCTTCACCGTGACCATTGCCCTGGTCATCGGGGTCCTGATCGTCCCCTTTAAGCGGCGCTTGAACGCCCTCTACGAGGCCGAGGGCAGCAGGCAGGCGATGCTTGTCGAGACCATCAACGGTATGGCCACGGTCAAGGCCATGGCCATTGAGCCGCTGCTGCGCAAACAATGGGAAAACAAGGTGGCCAAGGCGGTCAGTATGCAGTTTCTCGTCGGCAAGATCTCCATCACCGCCAAATCCATCACCCAGTTTTTAGAGAGAATGATGACGGTCATCCTGGTCTGGATGGGCGCCAGCCAGGTCTTTGACGGGACGCTTACTGTCGGCGCCCTCATCGCCTTCCAGATGCTCGCCGGCCGGGTGACCTCGCCCTTGGTGCGTTTGGTCGGCCTTATCAATCAATATCAGGAAGCGGCGTTGTCTGTTGAAAAACTCGGCCTGGTCATGAATGCCCGGCAGGAATGGGGTGCCGACCGGCACGGCGTCCGGCCATCGCTCGCCGGCGATATTGTCTTCGACCGGGTGAGTTTTCGTTACGCCCCCGACCTGCCCAATGCCCTGAAAGAGATTTCGCTCGTCATCCCGGCCGGCAAAACCCTGGGCATCGTCGGACCGAGCGGTTCCGGCAAGACCACCCTTACCCGCATGCTGCAGAAGGTATATTTCCCGACGACCGGCACCATCAGGATCAACAACTGCTACCTCAACGAGCTGGACACTGCCCATCTCCGGCAAAACATGGGGGTGGTGCTGCAGGAGAATTTCCTTTTTCATGCGACGGTTGCCGAAAATATCAGGGCCGGTCAGGCCTCGGCGACGCGGCAGCAGATCATCCACGCCGCCCTCATGGCCGGTGCCGATGAGTTTATCGTCCAGTTGCCGCAGGGCTATGACACTATGCTCGAAGAGGGTGCCAAAAACCTGTCGGGCGGCCAGCGGCAGCGCCTGGCCATCGCCCGGGCCCTCCTCACTCAGCCGGAAATCCTCATCTTCGACGAAGCGACCAGTGCCCTCGATCCGGAAAGTGAGCGGATTGTCCGCGAGAATCTGGTGCAAATCGCCAAGAACCGCACGGTGATCATTGTCTCGCACCGCCTGTCGATGCTCAAAGACGCCGACAGCATTCTGGTTTTGGCGGGTGGCGAACGGGTAGGCCACGGGTCGCATGGGCAATTGCTGGAGAACTGCCAGCTGTACCGCCACCTCTGGCAGCAGCAGATGGAGCTGAAATGA
- the pyrF gene encoding orotidine-5'-phosphate decarboxylase yields MSNTIIPLRERIIVALDVDTPEHAKALVKRCESHVSFYKVGLQLFMGSWFETVDWLVDRGHKVMLDLKFFDIPETVKLAVEQVNSRGVTFATIHGNDPIIRAAVSARGDMQLLAVTVLTSFGEEDMRAMGMTGSVADLVYFRAKRALELGCDGVVSSGLEAEKLRRDLGDKLLIVTPGIRPGANVCDVADDQQRIVTAGRAIAGGANHVVVGRPITKAADPIQVIEGMQQDISESTAGRK; encoded by the coding sequence ATGAGCAATACGATAATACCGCTGCGCGAGAGGATCATCGTCGCCCTTGATGTGGACACACCGGAGCATGCGAAGGCCCTGGTGAAAAGGTGTGAATCGCACGTTTCCTTTTATAAGGTCGGCCTGCAGCTCTTCATGGGCAGCTGGTTTGAGACCGTTGACTGGCTGGTTGATCGCGGTCATAAGGTCATGCTCGACTTGAAATTTTTCGATATCCCCGAGACCGTCAAGCTGGCGGTTGAACAGGTGAACAGCCGGGGCGTAACCTTTGCCACCATCCATGGCAACGACCCGATCATCCGCGCCGCGGTTTCCGCCCGTGGCGATATGCAGCTCCTGGCGGTAACCGTCCTCACCAGTTTTGGTGAAGAGGACATGCGGGCCATGGGCATGACCGGCTCGGTGGCCGACCTTGTCTATTTCCGGGCGAAAAGGGCGCTGGAACTCGGCTGCGACGGGGTTGTGTCGTCGGGTCTTGAGGCGGAGAAGTTGCGCCGTGATCTCGGCGACAAACTGCTCATCGTCACCCCGGGCATTCGGCCGGGGGCCAATGTCTGTGACGTAGCGGACGACCAGCAACGGATCGTCACCGCCGGCCGGGCCATCGCCGGAGGCGCCAATCACGTCGTGGTCGGCCGGCCGATCACCAAGGCCGCCGACCCGATTCAGGTCATTGAAGGAATGCAGCAGGATATCAGCGAGTCGACCGCCGGTCGGAAATAG
- a CDS encoding BtrH N-terminal domain-containing protein, with the protein MDIHIPFPHGQSAHCETGVTANLLRFHGVACSEAMAFGIGEGLFFGYLPFVKINGLPLTTFRGSVGSIFAKVNKRLGVKVHRQKFRSMSRAMDVLDEKLAQGIPVGCQTGAYWLPYFPPAFRFHFNMHNLVVIGREGDEYLISDPVFEQVVRCRRDDLQRARFARGALAPKGAMYYLETVPQAPDMAAAARQGMIAACKRMAGNPVPILGVKGIAFLADRLEKWPQKLGDEQAMLYLGQLIRMQEEIGTGGGGFRFMFAAFLQEAAELLQMPQLFQLSEEMTLVGDTWRRFAVSGARICKGRAMPDDTYAGLAEILRECGRGERKIYAELLHILK; encoded by the coding sequence ATGGATATCCATATACCCTTTCCCCACGGCCAGTCGGCGCACTGCGAAACCGGCGTGACCGCCAACCTCCTGCGTTTTCACGGGGTTGCATGTTCCGAGGCCATGGCCTTTGGTATCGGCGAGGGCCTTTTCTTTGGCTACCTGCCCTTTGTCAAGATCAACGGCCTGCCGCTGACGACATTTCGTGGCAGTGTCGGTAGTATCTTCGCCAAGGTCAACAAACGCCTGGGGGTGAAAGTGCATCGGCAGAAGTTCCGCTCGATGTCCAGGGCCATGGACGTCCTCGATGAAAAACTGGCGCAGGGGATTCCGGTCGGCTGTCAGACCGGAGCCTACTGGCTGCCCTATTTCCCACCGGCCTTTCGCTTTCATTTCAATATGCACAACCTGGTGGTCATTGGCCGAGAAGGTGACGAATACCTGATCTCCGATCCGGTCTTTGAACAGGTAGTCCGCTGCAGGCGTGACGATCTGCAACGCGCCCGCTTTGCCCGGGGGGCGCTGGCACCAAAGGGAGCGATGTATTACCTCGAAACCGTGCCGCAGGCTCCCGACATGGCGGCGGCGGCCCGGCAGGGGATGATCGCCGCCTGTAAGCGCATGGCCGGCAACCCGGTGCCCATCCTTGGCGTAAAGGGCATTGCCTTTCTCGCCGACCGCCTGGAAAAATGGCCGCAGAAACTGGGCGACGAGCAGGCCATGCTGTACCTTGGCCAGCTCATCCGCATGCAGGAGGAGATCGGTACTGGCGGGGGCGGCTTCCGCTTCATGTTTGCGGCCTTTCTCCAGGAAGCGGCCGAATTATTGCAGATGCCGCAGCTTTTCCAGCTGTCCGAGGAGATGACCCTGGTCGGTGACACCTGGCGCCGCTTCGCCGTCTCCGGGGCGAGGATCTGTAAAGGACGGGCGATGCCTGACGACACCTACGCCGGGCTCGCTGAGATCCTCCGCGAGTGCGGGCGGGGCGAACGGAAAATCTACGCGGAACTCCTTCATATACTTAAATAA
- a CDS encoding B12-binding domain-containing radical SAM protein: MQIVLINPPNCGRSIPEEEFGITSLKMIFRGEPLALEVLAGNLPGHTVRIVDLKADPDGLEALLAEVPGPDIIGLTAVTCEANTVIKLAERIQGAYAKAPVIVVGGHHASNDPGYFHRPAIDYVVVGLGKLSFRLLVDALAEGGEIPDIPGILPVRPGGPLSPTRRRYTVDDLVDGMPPRYDLVEVHRDKYVMSGVGGKVGFVATAFGCTHSCSFCSIPAMTGGRYLSHSVEAIIRDIGLLGDIPLIRFVDANTFGDPVTAEVLARKILELGLGKKIVADVRADTVVGNPGLMKLWHQAGLVAVVIGFEEIDDARLAKMNKRSSLDKNLAALQILAEIGIRVVGDFIISPDYDHADFERLARFIEASPIALPIPSILTPLPGTVLYRQLAAQLEITDLDYYTFSNAVLPTRLAKKEFYTLYSDLMKHLHQHLTKS, encoded by the coding sequence ATGCAGATTGTTCTTATCAACCCGCCCAATTGCGGGCGTTCCATCCCCGAGGAAGAGTTCGGCATCACCTCGCTGAAGATGATCTTCCGCGGCGAGCCGCTGGCCCTTGAGGTCCTCGCCGGCAATCTGCCTGGTCACACGGTGCGGATCGTTGATCTGAAGGCCGATCCGGATGGGCTGGAGGCCTTGCTGGCCGAGGTCCCCGGCCCTGATATCATCGGCCTTACCGCGGTTACCTGCGAGGCCAATACGGTTATCAAACTTGCCGAACGGATTCAAGGGGCCTACGCCAAGGCGCCGGTCATCGTCGTTGGCGGCCATCACGCCTCAAACGATCCGGGGTATTTTCACCGCCCGGCTATCGACTATGTGGTGGTTGGCCTCGGCAAACTGAGCTTTCGGCTGCTGGTTGACGCCCTTGCTGAAGGCGGTGAAATCCCTGATATTCCAGGCATCCTCCCGGTACGGCCGGGCGGCCCGCTGTCGCCGACACGGCGCAGATACACCGTCGACGATCTGGTGGACGGCATGCCGCCCCGCTATGATCTGGTTGAGGTCCACCGCGACAAATATGTGATGAGCGGGGTCGGGGGCAAGGTCGGCTTTGTCGCCACTGCCTTTGGCTGTACCCATAGCTGTTCTTTCTGCTCCATCCCGGCGATGACCGGTGGCCGTTACCTTAGCCACAGTGTCGAAGCGATCATTCGCGACATCGGACTCTTGGGCGATATCCCGCTGATCCGCTTTGTCGATGCCAACACCTTCGGCGATCCGGTCACGGCAGAGGTCCTGGCCAGAAAAATTCTTGAGTTGGGGCTAGGCAAGAAGATCGTTGCCGATGTCCGGGCCGATACCGTCGTTGGCAATCCCGGACTTATGAAATTATGGCACCAGGCGGGTCTTGTTGCCGTGGTCATCGGTTTCGAGGAAATCGACGATGCCCGTCTTGCGAAGATGAATAAGCGCAGCAGTCTCGACAAAAACCTCGCCGCCCTGCAGATCCTTGCCGAGATCGGCATCAGGGTGGTTGGCGACTTCATCATCTCACCCGATTACGACCACGCCGACTTCGAGCGATTGGCCCGCTTTATCGAGGCCTCGCCGATCGCCCTGCCGATCCCGTCGATCCTCACCCCCCTGCCGGGGACCGTTTTGTACCGGCAATTGGCGGCACAGCTTGAAATCACCGATCTAGATTATTATACCTTCTCCAACGCGGTGCTGCCGACCAGGCTTGCCAAGAAGGAGTTTTACACCCTCTATTCAGATCTCATGAAGCATCTGCATCAACACCTTACCAAGAGTTGA
- a CDS encoding M10 family metallopeptidase C-terminal domain-containing protein has translation MTTTYTGNGNGIYGNRASVSYYNPTAVGSTSASITNLLGGSKWGGGIGSGVSLTTSFSTLNSRYGYNTGDTARVTAFSLAQITAARSAMAGWAAVAKITFTETTDSSTNAGDIRWGQSNDYSNPTAYAWYPSTTANGGDIWFGPNYPSYYNNPVVGTYGYQTFVHELGHALGLGHPHTGPVAPVAGQDQLKYSVMSYRSYNGDDLNGYSNAFYPTSPMLNDIRAIQFLYGANMTYKTGNDIYRWDANKKIFETIWDAGGTDTLDGSNQSQYVILDLRSGYWSSIGVSFWNGQSYVRDCLTIAYGATIENATGSVFNDTLIGNDVANILNGGKGADRMIGGLGNDSYFVDNAGDIITETSTLVSEIDSVFASISYTLGANLENLTLTGVAAINGAGNALANTLIGNSAANVLSGGTGADILNGGAGADRMIGGIGNDTYYVDNAGDIITETSTLASEIDSVFASISYTLGANLEKVTLLGTAAINAVGNTLANTIIGNSAANILIGGAGADILNGGLGNDRLYGGAGNDSLTGGAGSDIFVFDTALSSTGNRDAITDFGHLLDKIWLDRTIFTRLSTLGTLNSAFFRASASGLAGDSNDFVVYNTTSGALLYDFDGTGAGVSVQFATLTTKPSTVSAADFFVVA, from the coding sequence ATGACAACAACATACACAGGCAATGGTAACGGGATATATGGCAACAGGGCCTCGGTGAGCTATTACAACCCGACGGCTGTAGGCTCGACTTCTGCTAGCATCACCAATTTGCTGGGTGGGTCAAAATGGGGTGGTGGCATTGGCAGCGGCGTGTCTCTGACCACCAGCTTTTCCACCCTCAACTCTCGATACGGCTATAACACCGGCGATACGGCCAGGGTCACAGCTTTTTCGCTCGCGCAGATTACCGCGGCGCGCAGTGCCATGGCCGGCTGGGCTGCCGTCGCTAAAATCACCTTTACCGAAACCACCGATTCATCAACCAATGCCGGTGATATCCGCTGGGGACAATCGAACGATTACTCCAACCCTACTGCCTACGCCTGGTATCCATCGACTACTGCCAATGGCGGCGATATCTGGTTCGGCCCGAACTACCCGTCGTATTACAATAATCCGGTGGTCGGAACCTACGGCTATCAGACCTTTGTCCACGAACTCGGCCATGCCCTTGGCCTGGGTCACCCGCACACCGGCCCGGTAGCCCCTGTTGCCGGCCAGGATCAGTTGAAATACAGCGTCATGAGCTACCGCTCCTATAATGGCGATGACCTCAACGGCTACAGCAATGCATTTTACCCAACCTCTCCGATGCTCAACGACATCCGGGCAATCCAGTTTTTGTATGGTGCAAACATGACCTACAAAACCGGCAATGATATCTATCGCTGGGATGCAAACAAGAAAATCTTTGAGACGATCTGGGATGCGGGCGGCACCGATACCCTTGACGGCTCGAACCAGTCACAGTACGTCATCCTTGACCTGCGCTCCGGCTACTGGTCGAGCATCGGCGTCAGTTTCTGGAATGGCCAATCCTATGTCCGGGATTGTTTGACCATCGCCTACGGCGCAACCATAGAAAATGCCACCGGCTCGGTCTTTAACGATACCCTTATCGGCAACGATGTCGCCAACATCCTCAACGGTGGAAAAGGTGCCGACCGGATGATCGGGGGGCTCGGCAATGACAGCTATTTCGTCGATAACGCCGGTGACATCATCACCGAGACCAGCACGCTCGTATCGGAAATCGACTCGGTCTTTGCGAGCATCAGCTATACCCTTGGGGCCAATCTTGAAAATTTGACCCTTACCGGAGTCGCTGCCATCAATGGTGCCGGCAACGCCCTTGCCAACACCCTCATCGGCAACAGCGCCGCCAACGTCCTGAGTGGCGGCACCGGTGCCGACATCCTAAATGGCGGGGCAGGCGCCGACAGGATGATCGGGGGGATCGGCAACGACACCTACTACGTCGATAACGCTGGTGACATCATCACCGAAACCAGCACCTTGGCCTCGGAAATTGACTCAGTCTTTGCAAGCATCAGTTACACCCTTGGGGCCAATCTTGAGAAGGTGACCCTTCTTGGTACCGCCGCTATCAATGCCGTCGGCAACACCTTGGCCAATACCATAATCGGCAACAGTGCCGCCAATATCCTGATCGGCGGGGCCGGTGCCGACATCCTGAATGGCGGCCTTGGCAACGACAGATTATATGGAGGTGCGGGAAATGACAGCTTGACAGGTGGAGCTGGCTCCGACATCTTTGTCTTTGACACTGCCCTCAGTTCCACCGGCAATAGAGATGCCATCACTGATTTCGGTCATTTGCTCGATAAAATATGGCTTGACCGGACCATATTCACCCGCCTCTCAACCCTCGGCACCCTCAACTCCGCCTTCTTCAGGGCCTCAGCCAGTGGTCTTGCGGGCGACAGTAATGACTTCGTCGTTTACAACACCACCTCAGGGGCTCTCTTATATGATTTCGACGGTACAGGCGCCGGAGTAAGCGTGCAGTTCGCCACCCTCACCACAAAGCCAAGCACTGTTTCCGCCGCTGATTTCTTTGTGGTGGCGTAG